A DNA window from Coffea eugenioides isolate CCC68of unplaced genomic scaffold, Ceug_1.0 ScVebR1_2729;HRSCAF=3810, whole genome shotgun sequence contains the following coding sequences:
- the LOC113757093 gene encoding pectinesterase inhibitor-like has translation MELSWSHRSSYFPLLLFFLAFLGYYSSCGEATQDLVERVCSKSKDPSFCTKALESDPRSRTANLAGLCQISIDLSTTNAKSTQALVTSLGKKATDKISKEIYNTCLENYTNSISVLGDCTKRLQAGDYAGVNIKASAAQTEVDTCDECFKERKLSEPPTLTNACQKEQKLCNIILVTANMLQGN, from the coding sequence atggagttaTCTTGGAGCCATAGATCATCATATTTTCCAttgcttttatttttcctaGCATTTCTGGGCTATTATTCTTCATGTGGGGAAGCAACTCAAGATCTAGTTGAACGTGTTTGCTCTAAATCAAAAGACCCTTCATTTTGTACCAAAGCCTTAGAGTCAGACCCTCGTTCTCGCACTGCAAATCTTGCCGGCCTCTGCCAAATTTCGATTGATTTATCAACAACCAATGCCAAATCAACCCAAGCCCTGGTCACTTCCCTTGGAAAAAAGGCAACTGATAAGATATCAAAAGAGATATACAATACTTGCTTGGAAAACTATACAAACAGCATTTCCGTTCTTGGTGATTGTACCAAGCGATTGCAAGCTGGTGATTATGCAGGCGTGAATATCAAAGCATCAGCAGCTCAAACTGAAGTTGATACTTGTGATGAATGTTTCAAGGAACGTAAACTATCTGAACCACCAACACTTACAAATGCTTGTCAGAAAGAGCAAAAACTTTGTAATATTATTTTGGTTACAGCAAATATGTTGCAAGGAAATTAA